A window of Mycolicibacterium holsaticum DSM 44478 = JCM 12374 genomic DNA:
GTGGGACCTCGACCCGCGCGGTGACGGTGACGGGTTGGAGGCCGCCGCGGCGCTGTGCCGAAGCGCGGGCTACTGGGCGCTGCCCTACCCGGTCGCCGAGCGGCTGGCCAAACCGGCCGACCTGGACGTCGAGGGGTTGATCGTGGTCGCCGGGGCACGCCCGGCCGGCCCGGTGGCCGGCCTCCAAACAAGGTGGGCCGCCGTGATGTTGGACGGTACCCGCAGCACCGTGGGTGCCCAGCGCCCGTCGGGGCCCGGGTTCGTCGCCGAACTGGAGCTGTCCCGCGTCGATGACGACGGCGCGGGCGACGTCGCGCTCGCGTTGGTGCTGCCGTGCTGGACGCTGCTGGGCATGTTGGACCGGGTCATCGAGTTGACCATCGCCCACATCAGCCTGCGCAAGCAGTTCGGGCAGACGCTTTCGGCGTTTCAGGGGGTGCAGTTCCAGCTCACCGACGCCGAAGTCGAGCGCAGCGGGCTCGACATCCTCGCCAAGTACGCGCTGTGGAGTATTCAGGAAAACCAGCCCACGGCACTCAACGATGCGCTGGCGCTGAGAATGTCGGCAATCGAAGCCGCGGAGGTGGTGTTCCGGGTGTGTCACCAGCTGCACGGCGCGGTCGGGTTCTGCGACGAGACCACGCTGTCGTGGCTGTCGCGCTACAGCCAGCCGCTGAGGCGGCTGCCGCTGGGCCTGTCGGCGACCCGCGACGCGCTGACCCGCAGCGCCGGCCGCGCCGGGTTGACAGGGTTGTTCGCGTGAAGGTCGTCGTGATCGGCACCGGCTTCGGTAAGCACGCCGCCGCCCCGGCGTATCAGAGCGTGGGCTTCGACGTCGAGGTGGTCAGCCCGCGGGACGCGAGCGCGGTGAAAACCGCGCTGGCGTCCGATGTCGACCTCGTCTCGGTGCACTCGCCGCCGTTTCTGCACCTCGAGCACGTGGGCGGTGCGATCGAGCACGGGCATGCGGTGTTGTGCGACAAGCCGTTCGGGCGCAACGCCGACGAGGCGATCACCATGCGCGACAAGGCCCAGCAGGCCGGCGTCGCCAACTTCTTGAACTTCGAGTTCCGGTTCAACGCGTCGTGGTCGATGCTCAAGAAGCTCAGCGACACCGGAGCCATCGGCACCCCCACCCATCTGAGCTGGACCTTCTTCGGCAGCGGGCTACGCGGTCGCACGCTCGGCTGGATCAACGACCGCGAACTCGGCGGCGGCTGGATCGGCGCCTACGGCTCACACCTGATCGACTTCACCCGCTGGCTGTTCGACAGCGACATCGTCGACTGCGGCGGCGTCACCCGCACCGACATCCCCGGCGCCACAGCCGAAGACGGATACTCGGCCTGGTTCCGGCTGGCCAACGGCGCCACCGCCACCCACGACACCGGGTTCGCCGCCGCCGTCGCGTCGACACCGCGCGTCACGCTGATGGGCAGCGCGGGGACGATCGAGTTGACCGCGGACACCACGCTGGTGCTCCGACGCCCCGATCAGGAACCAGACGTCACCGAGTTCGACCCGCCGCCGCGGCGCACCCCGCCGCCCGCGCTGACCACCTACTTCGCCGAGGTCGCCGACGCACTGCGAACCGGTGCCTCGATCGCCCCGTCGTTCGACGACGGCGTCGCCGCCGCCCGCACCATGGACCTGCTCAAGGCCGGCACCGCATGACCGCCGAACCGGAGATCTCGCCGGACACCCCGGCACAAGCCGAGTTTCGGCGCCGCGTGCGGCAGTGGTGTGTCGAACACATTCCGTCCGACTGGCGCGAGAAGCAGACCGGCGCCACCGCCGAACAGTTCGTCACCTTCCAGAAGACCTGGTTCGCCGAACTGCACAGCGCGGGTTTCGCCGTACCGCACTGGCCGCGCGAATGGGGCGGCGGCCTGCGGACGGGAGGAGCAGAACGGAAGATGTCGGTCGCCGAGCAAGTGGTGCTCTACCAGGAACTGGCCCGCCACGACGCGCCCCGGCTCGTGCTGGCGTTCGTCGGGATCCACCACGCCGCCTCGACGCTGCTCGCGGCCGGCACCGACGAACAGCGACGCAGACATCTGCCCGCCATCCTCGACGGCGAGATCTGGGTGCAGGGTTTCTCCGAACCCGAGGCCGGGTCGGATCTGGCCGGCCTGCGCACCACGGCACGCAAAACCGCCGACAGCTACGTGGTCAACGGCCAGAAGCTGTGGGCCAGCGGCGGTATGCACGCCGACTGGTGCCTGCTGTTGGCCCGCACCGATCCCGATGCGCCCAAACGCAAGGGCATCTCGTACTTCCTGCTGGACATGACCACACCCGGGGTCGAGGTGCGCCCGATCCGCAATGCGATCGGCGACTCACACTTCTGCGAGATCTTCCTCAACGACGTGGCGATCCCGGCAGCCAACCTCGTCGGGCCCGAGAACGCCGGCTGGCAAGTCGCGCAGGCCACGTTGGGGGCCGAGCGGGGTATGACCATGCTCGAACTCGCCGAGCGGCTCGGCAACGCCGGCTTCCGCTGGCTGGTGCGGTCCTGCCCCGTCGAGGATCCGATCGTCGCTGACCGCCTGGCGCAGTTCGAGACCGAGATCACCGGGCTACGAGCGCTATGCCGAAAGCTGGTGGAAAACAACGAGAGCGGCCAACCCGGACCCGCCGACGCGTCGATCGTCAAGCTCTACTACAGCGAGCTGTTGCAGCGGATGACCGACTTCGGCGCCGAGGTCGGCGGCCTGGCTGCCCACACCGAGCTGGCCAAGCCGATGTCCAGCGGCTGGGAGTCAGGTTCGTGGGTGCTGGACTTCATCGGCTCCTGGGAGTGGACCATCCCCGGCGGGTCCAGCGAAATCCAGCGCACCATCATCGGCGAACGCGGCCTGGGCCTGCCGCGGGAACCGAGCAACGCATGAACACCGAGTTCTCCGAGTTCCACGACGAATTGCGCTCGGTGGCAGCCGGTCTGCTCGGCAAGGACCGCATGGTCGGCTGGCCCTCCCTCGTGGAAGCCGGCTGGGCCGGGCTGGAGGTACCCGAGGAATTCGGCGGCGCCGGAGCGACGTTCGACGAGGTGGCGATCGTCTGTGAGGAGATCGGCCGCGCCGCTAGCGCCACCAGCTATCTGGGCAGCGCGGTGCTGGCCGTCGGCACGCTGAACGCCCTGCAGCCCAGCGACGCCCGCGACGACCTGCTGCGCGACGTCGTCTCCGGCGCCGCCCGCGTTGCCGTCGCACTCGAACCATATGACTTCGTGCCCGACGCCGAGGACGCCGACCGGGTGCTCGTCGTCACCGCCAGCGGTGCCGCCGAACCGGCCGTCACGGTCACCGCGCAACCCGTACTCGACGAAACCCGCCGTCTGGCAACGGTATCCGTACCTGACTGCGCCGGTGAGGTGCTGGGCTTCGCCGGGGATCCCGCCGCCGCGATAGCGCGGCTGCGTGACCGGGCCGCCGTCGCCGTGGCCTGCGACAGCCTGGGGCTCAGCGAAGCCATGCTCACCGCGACCGTCGAATACGCCAAGGTGCGCCACCAGTTCGGCAGGCCGATCGGCTCCTTCCAGGCCGTCAAACACGCCTGCGCCGACATGCTCGTTGCCATCGCGGTGTCCCGCCAACTCGTCAGCGCCGCGGTCGCGGCGATCACCCGAAACGATCCGCGCGCCGACGTCGCCGCCGCGATGGCCAAATCCCACGCGTGCGGCGCGGCCGTCGACATCGTCGGCAAGGCCATGCAGTTGCACGGCGGCATCGGCTACACGTGGGAGAGCGGCATCCACGTCTATCTCAAACGCGCCGCGCTCAACCGTTCACTGTTCGGCTCGCCGAGCACACACCGTCAACGACTCGCACAACGCTATCGCTAACGACATCAAGGAGTTTCCATGGGCATACCGGTATACAAGCGCATCCTCGACCTCTTCGAGGCCGAGGGGATCAACACGCTGTTCGGCATCCCCGACCCGAACTTCGTGCACATGTTCGCCGAAGCCGACGCCCGCGGATGGTCGGTCGTCGCACCCCACCACGAGCTCAGCGCGGGGTTCATGGCCGAGGCGGCTTCGCGGATGACCGGCAGGCCGGGGTTGTGCATCGGGACCCTCGGGCCGGGCATGGCGAACATCGCGGGGGCAATCCAGTGCGCACTTGTCGAGAACTCCCCGGTGATCTTCCTCGGCGGCCAGCGCGCCCGCATCACCGAGCGGCGCGTGCGGCGCGGCCGCATCCAATTCGTGCAGCAGGAACCACTTTTCGAGGCTTCGGTCAAATACAGCAGCTCGATCGAGTACGCCGACCAGACCGACGAGATCATCCGTGAGGCCATCCGCCGCTCGATGTCGGGCACGCCCGGACCCAGCTACGTCGAGTTCCCGTCGCACGTGATCCTCGAAGAGCTCGACGTCGCAGAACCCCTGCCGCCCAACCGGTATCGCCTCGTCAACCAGCGGGCGGGAGCCCCTGAGGTCGCCGAGGCCGTGAAGCTGATCCGCGAGGCCAAGAGCCCGATCCTGCTCGTCGGCCACGGGGTGCACACCTCCCGCACGCAGCAGGAGGTCAAAGAGCTGGCCGAGCTGATGGCGTGCCCGGTCATCCAGACCTCCGGCGGCACGTCGTACATCCCCGGACTTCAGGACCGGACCTTCCCGTACCTGTTCTCCCCGGCCGCCAACGAGGCGGTCGAGGAATCCGACCTGTGCGTCGCGCTGGGTACCGAACTCGGCGAGCCCATGCACTATGGCAGGACCCAGCACTGGGCCGGAAACGACGACAACCGCAAATGGGTGTACGTCGAGCAGGATCCAGCGGCCATCGGCGTCAACCGCCCGTTCGATGTGCCGCTGGTCGGCGATCTGCGCGGTATCGTGCCGCAACTCGTCGAGGCGCTCCGCGACACCCCGCGCGAACCGTCGGCCAACCTCGACAAGTTGGTCAAGGCCGACGCCGAGGAGCTCACCCAACTCGCCGAAAACGCGCCGTCGGGCCGCTCGCCGATTCATCCGGCGCGGTTCGTCGTCGAAGCCACCAAGGCATTCAACGAACTCGAGGACGGCATCATGGTGCGCGACGGCGGTGCGACCGTGATCTTCCAGTGGACCTACTCGCAGGCCAAGCCGCGCGACGTGATCTGGAACCAGAACTTCGGACATCTGGGCACAGGACTGCCGTACGCGGTCGGCGCGTCGGTGGCCGAGGGCCGCACCCGCCCGGTGATGTTGCTGACAAGCGACTCGTCATTCCTGTTCCACATCGCCGAACTCGAAACGGCCGCCCGCGAGGGGGTGCCGCTGGTGTGTGTGATCGGCGTGGACCATCAGTGGGGCCTGGAGGTCGGCGTCTACAAGCGCACGTTCGAGCAGCCGTCCCCGCAGCCCGGTGTGCACTGGAGCAAGGACGTCCGGATGGACAAGATCGCCGAGGGCTTCGGCTGCCACGGCGAATACGTCGAGAAGGACGATGAGATCGGGCCGGCCATCGCCCGCGCCTATGCCAGCGGCAAGGTGGGGGTGGTGCACGTGAGCATCGACCCGAAGGCCAACTCCGAGGAGATGCCCAAGTACGACCGATTCCGGACCTGGTATGCAGAAGGCACACAGTAGAGAAAGATGGAGCCATGCGTGAGTATCTGAAGTTCTACATCGACGGAAAATGGGTTGACCCGGTGCAGCCGAACACCCTGGACGTCGACAACCCGACCACCGAAGAGGTGTCCGGCAGGATCTCGATCGGTTCCGCGGTCGACGTCGACGTGGCCGTGCAGGCGGCGCGTAAGGCGTTCGCCACCTGGTCCCAGTCGAGCCGCGAAGAACGGCTCGACCTGCTGCAGGCGATCCTGGCCGGATACCAGAAGCGCTCCGGTGACCTGGCCGACGCGGTCAACGAGGAGATGGGCGCACCTGCGTCCCTGGCGGCCGGCCCGCAGGTGGCGCTGGGGATGGGCCACCTGGCCACGGCCATCGACGTGCTGAAGAACTTCTCGTTCGAAGAACAGCTCGGATCCACGCTGGTGGTCCGGGAGCCGATCGGCGTGTGCGGCCTGATCACGCCGTGGAACTGGCCGATCAACCAGATCGCCTGCAAGGTGTTCCCGGCGCTGGCGACCGGCTGCACGATGGTGCTCAAACCCTCGGAGGTGGCGCCGTACTCCGCGCAGATCTTCACCGAGATCGTCGACGCCGCAGGGATTCCCGCCGGCGTGTACAACCTGGTCTACGGTGACGGCCCGGGCGTCGGCGCCGCGCTGTCCAGCCACCCCGACATCGACATGGTGTCCTTCACCGGCTCCACCCGCGCCGGCGTCGACGTCGCACGCAACGCCGCCGCGACGGTGAAACGGGTGACGCAGGAACTCGGCGGCAAGAGCCCCAACATCGTGCTCGACGACGACGACTTCGCCAAGAGCGTCGCCGCAGGCACCTCGGTGATGATGGTCAACAGCGGCCAGAGCTGCAACGCGCCGTCGCGCATGCTGGTGCCCAACTCCCGGATGGACGAGGCGATCGCGGTGGCCAAGGAGACCGCGGCCGCGGTGAAGGTCGGTGACCCCGACGAACCCCGCGCGTTGGGGCCGGTGGCCTCCAAGGCGCAGTTCGACAAGATCCAGGGCCTGCTGCAGAAGGGCATCGACGAAGGAGCGACGCTCGTCGTCGGCGGCCCCGGCCGGCCCGACGGCCTGGACGCCGGCTACTTCGTCAAGCCGACCGTGTTCGCCAACGTCCGCAACGACATGACCATCGCGCGTGAGGAGATCTTCGGGCCGGTGCTGTGCATCATCGGCTACGACGACCTCGACGAGGCGCTCGAGATCGCCAACGACACCGAGTACGGGCTGGCCGGGTACGTGTCCGGTGCCGATCTGGACCAGGCTCGGGCGGTCGCCCGCCGGATCCGCGCGGGTTCGGTGGCGATCAACCACGGCTTCGACATGACCGCGCCGTTCGGCGGGTACAAGCGCAGCGGCAACGGCCGCGAGTGGGGTCATTTCGGCTTCGACGAATACCTGGAGACCAAATCGGCGATCGGTTACGCGCCGGAGACCGCGGCCGGGTGAGCCAAAGGTACGAATACGGGATCGATTTCGACCGCATCGCCGCGATCGACATCCACACCCACGTCGAGGTCGACGGCCACGGCCACAAGGCCTACACCGACGAGTTGATCGAGGCGACCGAGAAGTACTTCAAGCGCGAGCCCGGCGCCTTGTCGAGCGTCGACGCCGTCGCCGACCTGTACCGGCGACACAACACCGCCGCGGTGGTGTTCACCGTCGATGCGCGCACCGCGATGCGGCACGTGCCGAACTCGATCGAGGATCTGGTGGCCGGGGCGGTGCGCAACCGCGACGTGTTGATCCCGTTCGGCAGCGTCGACCCGTGGCACGAACGCCGCGCAGTGCACCGGGTGCACGAACTCGTCCGCGACTACGGCGTCAAGGGCTTCAAGTTCCACCCGAGCATGCAGGCCTTCGAGCCCAACGACCGGCGCTTCTACCCGATCTACGAGGCGATCGCCGAGGCCGGTGTGCCCGCGTTGTTCCACACCGGGCAGACGGGCATGGGGTCGGGACTGCCCGGCGGCGGCCGGGTCAAGCTGCGGTACTCCGACCCGATGCTGCTCGACGACGTCGCCGCCGATTTCCCGGAGTTGACGATCGTGATGGCACATCCCGCGGTGCCGTGGGTGGACTCGCAGATCGCGATCGCCGCGCACAAGGCGAACGTCTACCTCGATCTGTCCGGCTGGAGCCCGAAGTACTTCCCGCCTCAGTTGGTGCACGCGATGGGCCGGCAGTTGCGCACCAAGGCGTTGTTCGGCACCGACTTCCCCTACATCGCGCTGGATCGGTGGCGCCGCGATTTCGAGACGCTCGACATCGATCCGGCCGTGGTGCCGCTCGTCTATAAGCAGAACGCGATGCGGGTCCTCGGCTTCGCCCCTTGAGCGGCGATGAGTTTTGCCGGCGGCGGTGGTCTACCGGGATGACCGACCACACCACCACGAAGGAGACCATCGTGCCCGTTCGCCCTACCGCCCCCGTGGGCGCACCGACCTGGATCGACCTCGCCACCTCCGACCTCGAGCGCGCCCAGCAGTTCTACGGCGCGGTGTTCGGCTGGACGTTCGAGTCGTCAGGTCCGGAATACGGCGGCTACGTCACAGCGCTCAAGGACGGCAGACCCGTCGCGGGGCTGATGCACAACGACCCGCAGTGGAACAGCCCCGACGGGTGGAGCATCTACCTGCACACCGCCGATATCAGCGCGACGCTGGCCAAGGCCGTTGCGGCCGGCGCTATTTCGTGCATGGACCCGGTCGAGCCGATGGAGGTCAAGGACAAGGGCTGGATGGGCATGCTGACCGATCCCAGCGGCGCGTTCTTCGGGCTGTGGCAGCCGACCGGGCACCACGGCTTTGAAGTGGTCAACGAGGACGGCGCGCCGGTCTACCACCAGCTCACCACCCGCGACTACGGCAAGGCGCTGGACTTCTACCGCGAGGTGTTCGGCTGGCAGATCGAGACGGTGTCGGACTCCGACGAATTCCGGTACAGCACAGCCTCCTTCGACGGTGAAGCATTGCTCGGGGTGATGGACGGCGCCCAACACCTCCCCGAGGGTGTGCCGTCGAACTGGTGCTTTTTCCTCGGCGCCGACGACGTCGACAAGACCGTCCAGGTGATCGTCGACAACGGCGGCAGCGTGATCCGCGCTGCCGAGGACACCCCGTACGGTCGGTTGGCGGCCGTTGCCGACGTGACCGGGGCCGGCTTCAACCTGTCGTCGTTGCCGGGCTAGGCGGTCAAAAGGTGTTCGGGCGCGCCGACATACACCATCCCGGTCGGGTTCGCGGTGTTGACGGCGTTGACGATCGCGCCGGCGAACGAATCGTCGACGGTGTCACCGGAGACCACCGTGAAATGCACACCGGCGCGGTGGAAATCCGAACGCATCGCGTACAGCGTGGCCTCGCCCGCCCACCTGCCCGCGACGACGGCGGTGTGCCCCTTCGGCACCGCCTTGTGGGGATAGAAGTGCGCCTGATGGTCGGTGACGAACACGATGCGTCCGCCGACCGGTATCAGCGGCATGGCCATGCCGGCCAGGCGGCGCTGCGCCTCGCGGTTGCGGCGCATCGCGTAACCCGGATGCGCTCCGGGTTCGAGGTGCACCGACGCGTTGAGCACCAGCGCGTCCAACCGCCCGAAGCGGTCCGCGACGGTGTCGACCATCGCCGCGCACTCGGTCGCATCGGAGATGTCGGCGCGCAGGATCGAGGCGTGCCCGCCCGCGCCGGTGATGGCGTCGACGACGGCTTGCGCGGGCGCGGCCGACTCCTGGTAATGCACGACGACGTGCGTGCCTGCGGCGGCGAGCTGTCGTGCGGTCTGCGCGCCCATGCCTCGCGAACCCCCGGTGACCAGGATGATCCGTGCGGGTGCCTCATGCATGTGGGGCTCCTTCCGTCGCCGCTATCAATCAGCTGAAGGACCACCGTACACGATTTCCTAAGAAAAATAAGAGCAAGATAAGGTCACAATAAGGTTGACGCTTTCGGCATGATGGGCCCGTGGAGTCGACCCGCGTGGACCGATGGCTGTGGTCCGTGCGAATCGCGAAGACCCGACCGGACGCGGCGGCGGCGTGCCGGGGCGGGCACGTGCGGGTCAACGGTCGGCCCGCGAAACCGGCCACCACGGTGTCGCCGGGCGACGAGGTGCGTGCCCGGATCGGTGAGATCACTCGCGTCGTCGAGGTGGTGCGCGTCATCCACAAACGGGTCGGTGCGGCCGATGCCGCGACCTGTTTCCTCGATCGCACCCCCAAAGCCCCGGCGGTGGAATCGGTCCCGGTCGCGGCCCGCGACCGCGGTGCGGGGCGGCCGACGAAGCGGGATCGCCGGATGCTGGACAAGCTGCGCGCGAGCGGCCTGCGGTGAATTGCGTCAGTCGGCAGGGGCGGCCAACTCGAAGTCGGCGAAGTCGAACCCGGGTACCACCACGCAACTGACCAGCGTCGGTTCGTCATCGCGGGGCCGCGCCCGCTGCCAGTGACCGGGCGGCACCACGTACTGCGGATGCTCGCCGGCCGAGATGTCTGCGCCGAGCAGATATGTTGTGGCACCGTCCTGTTCGGGGCCGACCTCGAGCAGAAGCGGGCTGCCGGAGTGGTAGAGCCACAACTCCGCGCTGCGCACCGTATGCCACGCCGACTGCTGGCCGGGCATGAGCAGGAACAAGATCGCCGTGCCGGCACTGCGCGGGCCCGTGTAGTCGGTTGGCAACGCCGACTGCGGCACGGTCAGATCGCTGCGCCATGTCTCCCGAAACCAGCCACCCTCGGGGTGAGGGGACAGCTCGAGGCGACGCGCCCAGTCGGGAAGTTCGGTCATTTCAGCACCCGCGCTTTCGGTGTCGGACACTCCACCTTAAAGATCGGAGCCACCAGGCACACCCGATAGGCTCAAGCCATGTCACGCGTGCGCCCGGGTTGGTTGGTGGCGCTGTGCGCGGCGATTCTGGTGGTGAGTGCCTGGCTGCCGTGGCTCACGTCATCGGCCGACGGCGGCGGTGGACGTGCCAACGCGATCGGCGGCGTCGTGCTCGGTGAGTTGCCCGCGCCACCGCCGGGATTCGGCGTGGGGCAGCTGATCGTCTTGCTGGGGTCGACGTTGATCGTGACGGGCGCGATGGCGGGCCGCGGGCTGTCGGGCCGGCTGGCTTCGTCGGCGGCGTTGGCGATTTCGGTGCTGCTGGTGGTGATGACGGCGTGGTATTACCGGCTCTACGTGTACCCGCCGGTGTCGGCGGGCTACGGCTTGTTCCTGGCTGCCGCGGTGTCCGTCCTCGCGGTGATCTTGTCGGTGTGGGCGATGGTGGCCGCGTGGTCGACGGCGGACCGGGCGCTGTGACCGGCTTCGTGGAGCCGGTCACGCTGACCGGGCAGCGCTGGGTGAAGCTGGAACCTCTTGGCCGCGAACATATCCCGGAGATCGTCGCGGTGGCCGCCGACGGAGAACTGGGCCGGCTGTGGTTCACCGCGGCCCCTGGGCCCGATACCGTCGAACAGTGGGTGGACAACCGGTTGTCGGTGCAGAAGCCCGACCACGGCCTGACCTTCGTCGTGCGCCGCCTCGACGGAACGCTCGTCGGTTCGTCGAGTTACATGAGCGTCGACGCACCCAATCGGCGACTGGAGATCGGCAACACGTGGTATGTCGAGCAGGCGCGGCGCAGCGGCGTCAACGCCGAGACCAAGCTGTTGATGCTCGGCCATGCCTTCGATCAGATGTGTTGTGTCGCAGTCGAATTGCGAACCCATTTCTTCAACTTCGCCAGCCGTGCGGCCATCGAGCGACTGGGCGCCAAACTCGACGGCGTGCTACGCAGCCATCAGCTGCTGGCCGACGGGTCGAGGCGAGACACGGTCGTGTATTCGATCCTGGACATCGAATGGCCGTCGGTGCGGTCCAACCTGGAGTTCAGGTTGGACCGCAACGGCTGAGGAGACTATTCGGCTTCGACGGTGGTTGCCTCGATCGAGGTCCGGTTGGAGCCGTGGGCGACGTCGATCCTGCGTGGCTTCGCCCGTTCGGCCAGCGGGATGGTCACGGTCAGCACACCGTTCTCGTAGGTCGCCGAAATAGCCTCGGTGTCAATACCTTCGCCGAGGGTCAGCTGCCTGCGGTAGGTGCCGAAGAACCTCTCGCTGGCAAGCCACTGCGCCCCGTCCTCCGAGCGTGCGGTGCGATGCGCGGAGATGGTCAGCATGCCGTTGTCGACGTTGACGTCCACTGAACCGGGGTCG
This region includes:
- a CDS encoding acyl-CoA dehydrogenase family protein yields the protein MILDLTDDAQEYGRQALRAFEAAGGDQLVQQAEAKPERREPLVGPVLAELGAWDLDPRGDGDGLEAAAALCRSAGYWALPYPVAERLAKPADLDVEGLIVVAGARPAGPVAGLQTRWAAVMLDGTRSTVGAQRPSGPGFVAELELSRVDDDGAGDVALALVLPCWTLLGMLDRVIELTIAHISLRKQFGQTLSAFQGVQFQLTDAEVERSGLDILAKYALWSIQENQPTALNDALALRMSAIEAAEVVFRVCHQLHGAVGFCDETTLSWLSRYSQPLRRLPLGLSATRDALTRSAGRAGLTGLFA
- a CDS encoding Gfo/Idh/MocA family protein — translated: MKVVVIGTGFGKHAAAPAYQSVGFDVEVVSPRDASAVKTALASDVDLVSVHSPPFLHLEHVGGAIEHGHAVLCDKPFGRNADEAITMRDKAQQAGVANFLNFEFRFNASWSMLKKLSDTGAIGTPTHLSWTFFGSGLRGRTLGWINDRELGGGWIGAYGSHLIDFTRWLFDSDIVDCGGVTRTDIPGATAEDGYSAWFRLANGATATHDTGFAAAVASTPRVTLMGSAGTIELTADTTLVLRRPDQEPDVTEFDPPPRRTPPPALTTYFAEVADALRTGASIAPSFDDGVAAARTMDLLKAGTA
- a CDS encoding acyl-CoA dehydrogenase family protein — protein: MTAEPEISPDTPAQAEFRRRVRQWCVEHIPSDWREKQTGATAEQFVTFQKTWFAELHSAGFAVPHWPREWGGGLRTGGAERKMSVAEQVVLYQELARHDAPRLVLAFVGIHHAASTLLAAGTDEQRRRHLPAILDGEIWVQGFSEPEAGSDLAGLRTTARKTADSYVVNGQKLWASGGMHADWCLLLARTDPDAPKRKGISYFLLDMTTPGVEVRPIRNAIGDSHFCEIFLNDVAIPAANLVGPENAGWQVAQATLGAERGMTMLELAERLGNAGFRWLVRSCPVEDPIVADRLAQFETEITGLRALCRKLVENNESGQPGPADASIVKLYYSELLQRMTDFGAEVGGLAAHTELAKPMSSGWESGSWVLDFIGSWEWTIPGGSSEIQRTIIGERGLGLPREPSNA
- a CDS encoding acyl-CoA dehydrogenase family protein; the encoded protein is MNTEFSEFHDELRSVAAGLLGKDRMVGWPSLVEAGWAGLEVPEEFGGAGATFDEVAIVCEEIGRAASATSYLGSAVLAVGTLNALQPSDARDDLLRDVVSGAARVAVALEPYDFVPDAEDADRVLVVTASGAAEPAVTVTAQPVLDETRRLATVSVPDCAGEVLGFAGDPAAAIARLRDRAAVAVACDSLGLSEAMLTATVEYAKVRHQFGRPIGSFQAVKHACADMLVAIAVSRQLVSAAVAAITRNDPRADVAAAMAKSHACGAAVDIVGKAMQLHGGIGYTWESGIHVYLKRAALNRSLFGSPSTHRQRLAQRYR
- a CDS encoding thiamine pyrophosphate-binding protein produces the protein MGIPVYKRILDLFEAEGINTLFGIPDPNFVHMFAEADARGWSVVAPHHELSAGFMAEAASRMTGRPGLCIGTLGPGMANIAGAIQCALVENSPVIFLGGQRARITERRVRRGRIQFVQQEPLFEASVKYSSSIEYADQTDEIIREAIRRSMSGTPGPSYVEFPSHVILEELDVAEPLPPNRYRLVNQRAGAPEVAEAVKLIREAKSPILLVGHGVHTSRTQQEVKELAELMACPVIQTSGGTSYIPGLQDRTFPYLFSPAANEAVEESDLCVALGTELGEPMHYGRTQHWAGNDDNRKWVYVEQDPAAIGVNRPFDVPLVGDLRGIVPQLVEALRDTPREPSANLDKLVKADAEELTQLAENAPSGRSPIHPARFVVEATKAFNELEDGIMVRDGGATVIFQWTYSQAKPRDVIWNQNFGHLGTGLPYAVGASVAEGRTRPVMLLTSDSSFLFHIAELETAAREGVPLVCVIGVDHQWGLEVGVYKRTFEQPSPQPGVHWSKDVRMDKIAEGFGCHGEYVEKDDEIGPAIARAYASGKVGVVHVSIDPKANSEEMPKYDRFRTWYAEGTQ
- a CDS encoding aldehyde dehydrogenase family protein gives rise to the protein MREYLKFYIDGKWVDPVQPNTLDVDNPTTEEVSGRISIGSAVDVDVAVQAARKAFATWSQSSREERLDLLQAILAGYQKRSGDLADAVNEEMGAPASLAAGPQVALGMGHLATAIDVLKNFSFEEQLGSTLVVREPIGVCGLITPWNWPINQIACKVFPALATGCTMVLKPSEVAPYSAQIFTEIVDAAGIPAGVYNLVYGDGPGVGAALSSHPDIDMVSFTGSTRAGVDVARNAAATVKRVTQELGGKSPNIVLDDDDFAKSVAAGTSVMMVNSGQSCNAPSRMLVPNSRMDEAIAVAKETAAAVKVGDPDEPRALGPVASKAQFDKIQGLLQKGIDEGATLVVGGPGRPDGLDAGYFVKPTVFANVRNDMTIAREEIFGPVLCIIGYDDLDEALEIANDTEYGLAGYVSGADLDQARAVARRIRAGSVAINHGFDMTAPFGGYKRSGNGREWGHFGFDEYLETKSAIGYAPETAAG
- a CDS encoding amidohydrolase family protein, which translates into the protein MSQRYEYGIDFDRIAAIDIHTHVEVDGHGHKAYTDELIEATEKYFKREPGALSSVDAVADLYRRHNTAAVVFTVDARTAMRHVPNSIEDLVAGAVRNRDVLIPFGSVDPWHERRAVHRVHELVRDYGVKGFKFHPSMQAFEPNDRRFYPIYEAIAEAGVPALFHTGQTGMGSGLPGGGRVKLRYSDPMLLDDVAADFPELTIVMAHPAVPWVDSQIAIAAHKANVYLDLSGWSPKYFPPQLVHAMGRQLRTKALFGTDFPYIALDRWRRDFETLDIDPAVVPLVYKQNAMRVLGFAP
- a CDS encoding VOC family protein, which produces MPVRPTAPVGAPTWIDLATSDLERAQQFYGAVFGWTFESSGPEYGGYVTALKDGRPVAGLMHNDPQWNSPDGWSIYLHTADISATLAKAVAAGAISCMDPVEPMEVKDKGWMGMLTDPSGAFFGLWQPTGHHGFEVVNEDGAPVYHQLTTRDYGKALDFYREVFGWQIETVSDSDEFRYSTASFDGEALLGVMDGAQHLPEGVPSNWCFFLGADDVDKTVQVIVDNGGSVIRAAEDTPYGRLAAVADVTGAGFNLSSLPG
- a CDS encoding SDR family oxidoreductase, with the translated sequence MHEAPARIILVTGGSRGMGAQTARQLAAAGTHVVVHYQESAAPAQAVVDAITGAGGHASILRADISDATECAAMVDTVADRFGRLDALVLNASVHLEPGAHPGYAMRRNREAQRRLAGMAMPLIPVGGRIVFVTDHQAHFYPHKAVPKGHTAVVAGRWAGEATLYAMRSDFHRAGVHFTVVSGDTVDDSFAGAIVNAVNTANPTGMVYVGAPEHLLTA
- a CDS encoding RNA-binding S4 domain-containing protein — translated: MESTRVDRWLWSVRIAKTRPDAAAACRGGHVRVNGRPAKPATTVSPGDEVRARIGEITRVVEVVRVIHKRVGAADAATCFLDRTPKAPAVESVPVAARDRGAGRPTKRDRRMLDKLRASGLR
- a CDS encoding cupin domain-containing protein, whose product is MTELPDWARRLELSPHPEGGWFRETWRSDLTVPQSALPTDYTGPRSAGTAILFLLMPGQQSAWHTVRSAELWLYHSGSPLLLEVGPEQDGATTYLLGADISAGEHPQYVVPPGHWQRARPRDDEPTLVSCVVVPGFDFADFELAAPAD